A single region of the bacterium genome encodes:
- a CDS encoding secondary thiamine-phosphate synthase enzyme YjbQ, with product MKSVAEYLWFDTQTKRAYINITPQVEELVRKSGVKEGLCLVNAMHITASVFINDDERGLIQDYDDWLEKIAPHNPTSQYRHNRTGENNADAHMKRQIMGREVVVAITNGKLDFGTWEQIFYGEFDGQRKKRVLVKIIGE from the coding sequence ATGAAATCAGTTGCAGAATATCTATGGTTTGATACTCAGACTAAACGGGCGTATATCAACATTACACCTCAAGTAGAAGAATTAGTGAGGAAAAGTGGGGTTAAGGAAGGGTTATGTCTGGTAAATGCTATGCACATCACTGCCAGTGTTTTTATAAACGATGATGAACGAGGATTGATACAGGATTATGATGATTGGTTAGAGAAAATTGCCCCTCATAACCCGACATCGCAATATCGACATAATCGCACTGGTGAGAATAATGCTGATGCCCACATGAAACGCCAGATAATGGGAAGAGAAGTAGTGGTGGCGATAACAAATGGTAAGTTAGATTTTGGGACCTGGGAACAAATATTTTATGGCGAGTTTGATGGCCAGAGAAAAAAACGGGTTCTGGTAAAAATTATTGGAGAATGA